A single genomic interval of Granulicella tundricola MP5ACTX9 harbors:
- a CDS encoding protein-disulfide reductase DsbD domain-containing protein, translating to MRKSLALFLLAAPAFAAPKPVVHWQVTNPPAKALKRGTKLNLTLTGQIDPGWHLYALEEPQGGPIATEINLAEGSPADLIRVEEQKPKIVPDPIYQLPTGFFEQSANFTLHLQLDKSASAHPIQILIRYQSCNDRVCLPPHTDTVDVPLTTN from the coding sequence ATGCGCAAATCCCTGGCCCTGTTTCTCCTCGCCGCCCCCGCCTTCGCAGCCCCCAAACCCGTCGTCCACTGGCAGGTCACCAACCCGCCCGCCAAAGCCCTCAAACGCGGCACAAAGCTCAACCTCACCCTCACCGGCCAGATCGACCCCGGCTGGCACCTCTACGCGCTCGAAGAGCCCCAGGGCGGCCCCATCGCCACCGAGATCAACCTCGCCGAAGGCTCCCCCGCCGATCTCATCCGCGTCGAAGAGCAAAAACCCAAGATCGTCCCGGACCCCATCTACCAGCTCCCCACCGGCTTCTTCGAGCAGTCCGCCAACTTCACCCTCCACCTCCAGCTCGACAAATCCGCCTCCGCCCACCCCATCCAGATCCTCATCCGCTACCAGTCCTGCAACGACCGCGTCTGCCTCCCGCCGCACACCGACACCGTAGACGTCCCCCTCACCACCAACTAG
- a CDS encoding PP2C family protein-serine/threonine phosphatase has translation MSPWLQQKLATYKHYSGGSLLNTQYLLFVVALAISAIQWFLADHASLLSTIIYTFVAGNVITIVLALAGPLYDQPFPRDWIVYTALLLPVAVLASTAGGVIDRLVLGMPLASLTNLRNGDIPFGTLVSIVIGLSIHAYASTRSNLEAANSQLSQEVHHGRRELEAQASELKAAFEIQSNLLPRTIPQIAGVEISCAWQPARTVSGDYYDVLPLSETRIAICLADVSGKGISAALITANLQATLRAFAPEEPSPANLCRRLNQALCASLPTGRFVTMAYGILDRRHMTLTYELAGHNSPILLRGKEVITLEGTGPVLGILPNATFEDHTIHLQPGDRLLLTTDGITEAFNPTNDEGGEEEFGESRVIAAAQSGQQTAHAIRTNIMTAVTTFAAGNFHDDASLLIVHLQP, from the coding sequence TTGTCCCCATGGCTCCAGCAAAAGCTCGCCACCTACAAGCATTACTCCGGCGGCAGCCTCCTCAACACCCAGTACCTGCTCTTCGTCGTGGCCCTCGCCATCTCGGCCATCCAGTGGTTCCTCGCCGATCATGCCAGCCTTCTCAGCACCATCATCTACACCTTCGTCGCCGGGAACGTCATCACCATCGTCCTCGCCCTCGCCGGCCCGCTCTATGACCAGCCCTTCCCCCGCGACTGGATCGTCTACACAGCCCTCCTGCTCCCCGTAGCCGTCCTAGCCAGCACCGCCGGTGGCGTCATTGACCGCCTCGTCCTCGGAATGCCCCTTGCATCGCTCACCAACCTCCGCAACGGCGACATCCCCTTCGGCACCCTCGTCTCCATCGTCATCGGCCTTAGCATCCACGCCTACGCCAGCACCCGTTCCAACCTGGAGGCCGCCAACTCCCAGCTCTCGCAGGAGGTCCACCACGGCCGCCGCGAGCTCGAAGCCCAAGCCTCCGAGCTCAAAGCCGCCTTCGAGATCCAGTCCAACCTCCTCCCCCGCACCATCCCCCAGATTGCCGGCGTCGAGATCTCCTGCGCCTGGCAGCCCGCACGCACCGTCTCCGGCGACTACTATGACGTCCTCCCCCTCTCAGAAACCCGCATCGCCATCTGCCTCGCCGACGTCTCCGGCAAAGGCATCTCAGCCGCCCTCATCACCGCCAACCTCCAGGCCACCCTTCGCGCCTTCGCACCCGAAGAACCCAGCCCCGCCAACCTCTGCCGCCGCCTAAACCAGGCCCTTTGCGCCTCACTCCCCACTGGCCGTTTCGTCACCATGGCCTACGGCATCCTCGACCGCCGCCACATGACCCTCACCTACGAGTTGGCCGGCCACAACTCCCCCATCCTCCTCCGAGGAAAGGAAGTCATCACCCTCGAAGGCACCGGCCCCGTCCTCGGCATCCTCCCCAACGCCACCTTCGAGGACCACACCATCCATTTACAACCCGGCGACCGTCTCCTCCTCACGACAGACGGCATCACCGAAGCCTTCAACCCGACGAACGACGAAGGGGGAGAAGAAGAGTTTGGCGAGTCACGCGTCATAGCCGCCGCCCAATCCGGCCAACAAACCGCCCACGCCATCCGCACCAACATCATGACCGCCGTCACCACCTTCGCCGCAGGCAACTTCCACGACGACGCCTCCCTCCTCATCGTCCACCTCCAACCCTGA
- a CDS encoding class I SAM-dependent methyltransferase: MTIQEQFGQIDIYVFDQILRGNIGRGMRVLDAGCGYGRNLVYLLREGCEVFGVDANPEGVEHVRALASQLAPGLPPENFQVAAIETMPFPDGFADVVICNSVLHFAQDDGHFVGMVKEMWRVLRPGGLLFVRVGSRIGMSFPRVRGNVYEIGDGSEWFLVDEGMLMKLTEDLGGVMVDPLKTTVVQDYRCMTTWVLRKKR; the protein is encoded by the coding sequence GTGACGATTCAGGAGCAGTTTGGGCAGATTGATATCTATGTTTTTGATCAGATCTTGCGTGGAAATATTGGGCGTGGGATGCGGGTGCTAGATGCGGGGTGCGGATATGGGCGGAATTTGGTCTACCTGCTGCGTGAGGGCTGCGAGGTGTTTGGGGTGGACGCGAATCCGGAGGGCGTGGAGCATGTGAGGGCGCTCGCCAGCCAGTTGGCTCCGGGGTTACCGCCGGAGAACTTTCAGGTGGCGGCGATCGAGACGATGCCGTTTCCGGATGGGTTTGCGGATGTGGTGATCTGTAATTCGGTGCTGCATTTTGCACAGGATGACGGGCACTTTGTGGGGATGGTGAAGGAGATGTGGCGGGTGTTGCGGCCGGGTGGGTTGCTGTTTGTGCGGGTGGGATCTCGGATTGGGATGAGCTTCCCGAGGGTCAGGGGAAATGTATATGAGATTGGGGATGGGTCGGAGTGGTTCTTGGTGGATGAAGGGATGTTGATGAAGCTGACGGAGGATCTGGGTGGAGTGATGGTCGATCCGCTGAAGACTACGGTGGTGCAGGATTACCGGTGTATGACGACGTGGGTTTTGCGGAAGAAGCGGTAG
- a CDS encoding G1 family glutamic endopeptidase, whose amino-acid sequence MSDTVKVNIPQTPVATPVPITPQPGKFILDQGAFLQKLPFQAHPTPLPGVFTVPAPPSTLILATASQSDLIKAGIMFRQPTAQDPPGVQAAWKAFTSQHFDPAKRIIPEMAPQVGVTHNLKTPPTQVSNTSYNGTVWSGAGTKTGTWTTCIGTWVIPTVSKPSEAQGTEGGWNSSSWVGLDGFFYTNDVLQAGIQQHVNAAGVANYVAWYEWYAPIQAGSPSYVYQTNITNFPVSPGQTVSCSVQYVANHAGSISFSNQTTGQHFTITLAPPPGATNSGGSCEWIMEAPDGGEPKSSLPKFTPVVFTTALACGPNNTSTNPATGDTLNITTSSGKVLTKVTTGSDTCTISFIG is encoded by the coding sequence ATGTCCGACACCGTGAAAGTCAACATCCCTCAAACCCCCGTCGCCACGCCCGTGCCGATCACGCCTCAGCCTGGCAAGTTCATCCTTGATCAGGGTGCCTTCCTCCAGAAGCTTCCCTTCCAGGCCCACCCCACACCGCTGCCCGGCGTCTTCACCGTACCCGCCCCACCCTCAACCCTCATCCTCGCCACCGCCAGCCAGTCCGATCTCATCAAGGCCGGCATCATGTTCCGCCAACCCACCGCGCAGGACCCTCCCGGAGTCCAGGCCGCCTGGAAGGCCTTCACCTCCCAGCACTTCGATCCCGCCAAGCGCATCATCCCAGAGATGGCACCCCAGGTCGGCGTCACCCACAATCTCAAAACACCGCCCACCCAGGTCTCCAACACCAGCTATAACGGCACCGTCTGGTCCGGCGCTGGCACCAAGACAGGAACCTGGACCACCTGCATCGGCACCTGGGTCATCCCCACCGTCTCCAAACCGTCGGAAGCTCAGGGTACAGAAGGCGGCTGGAACTCCTCCTCATGGGTCGGACTTGACGGCTTCTTTTACACCAACGATGTCCTCCAGGCCGGCATTCAGCAGCACGTCAACGCCGCCGGCGTAGCCAACTACGTCGCCTGGTACGAGTGGTACGCCCCCATCCAGGCTGGCTCCCCCAGCTACGTCTACCAGACCAACATCACCAACTTCCCCGTCAGCCCTGGCCAGACCGTCTCCTGCTCCGTCCAGTACGTCGCCAATCACGCCGGGTCGATCTCCTTCAGCAATCAGACCACCGGCCAGCACTTCACCATCACCCTTGCTCCGCCACCCGGAGCAACCAACAGCGGAGGCTCCTGCGAATGGATCATGGAAGCCCCGGACGGCGGAGAGCCTAAATCCTCCCTGCCCAAATTCACTCCGGTCGTCTTCACCACCGCCCTCGCCTGCGGCCCAAACAATACCTCGACCAACCCAGCCACAGGCGACACCCTCAACATCACCACCTCCAGCGGCAAGGTCCTCACCAAGGTCACCACCGGCTCCGACACCTGCACCATCAGCTTCATCGGCTAA
- the coaD gene encoding pantetheine-phosphate adenylyltransferase encodes MHTVKAIYPGTFDPLTNGHLDLIARGAKIVDELVVAILRNSEKGTPLFTVPERLEMIAEAVSGMPNVSVTTFDGLLVDFARQQGARAVLRGIRAISDYEYEFQMAMMNRKLDPELETLFMMPAEKYTYVSSRLIKGVFRLGGDVTSLVPPLVVERLKAKGPLGE; translated from the coding sequence ATGCATACCGTTAAAGCGATCTATCCGGGGACGTTCGATCCCCTTACCAATGGGCATCTGGACCTGATTGCGCGGGGCGCGAAGATCGTGGATGAGCTGGTGGTGGCGATTCTGCGGAACTCGGAGAAGGGGACACCCCTGTTTACTGTGCCGGAGCGGCTGGAGATGATCGCCGAGGCGGTGAGCGGGATGCCGAATGTGTCGGTGACGACGTTCGATGGGCTGCTGGTGGACTTTGCGCGGCAGCAGGGCGCCCGGGCGGTGCTGCGGGGGATTCGGGCGATCTCCGACTATGAGTATGAGTTTCAGATGGCGATGATGAACCGGAAGCTCGATCCGGAGCTGGAGACGCTGTTCATGATGCCGGCGGAGAAGTACACGTATGTGAGTTCGCGGCTAATCAAGGGCGTATTCCGGCTGGGCGGGGATGTGACGTCTTTGGTGCCTCCCCTAGTGGTGGAAAGGCTGAAGGCCAAGGGGCCCTTGGGGGAGTAG
- a CDS encoding RNA polymerase sigma factor — MISATLQPEAAAATLDTPAPISIDALHAQYSPRIFRFILASVHDRDLAQTLTQDTFLRAWSSMNSDAQFRGESSEATWLTRIALNLVRDHTRTNRFRFWRSVSATAIEASDLSHALAHPDSTNESRLIASQQLTLIWATVSTLSERQRTVFLLRFVEEFELAHIAEITAMPLPTVKTHLYRALAVIRKAHPLNTKEAK, encoded by the coding sequence ATGATCTCCGCCACCCTCCAACCCGAAGCCGCAGCAGCTACTTTGGATACCCCAGCCCCTATCTCGATCGACGCCTTACACGCGCAGTACAGCCCGCGCATCTTCCGTTTCATCCTCGCCTCCGTGCATGATCGCGATCTCGCCCAGACCCTCACCCAGGACACCTTCCTCCGCGCCTGGTCCTCCATGAACTCGGACGCGCAGTTCCGCGGCGAGTCCTCAGAGGCAACCTGGCTCACCCGCATCGCCCTCAATCTCGTCCGCGACCACACCCGCACCAACCGCTTCCGCTTCTGGCGCAGCGTCTCCGCCACGGCAATCGAGGCCTCAGACCTCTCCCACGCCCTCGCCCACCCGGACTCCACCAACGAGTCCCGCCTCATCGCCTCCCAGCAGCTCACCCTCATCTGGGCCACCGTATCCACTCTCTCCGAGCGCCAGCGTACCGTCTTCCTCCTCCGCTTCGTCGAGGAGTTTGAGCTCGCCCACATCGCCGAGATCACCGCCATGCCTTTACCCACCGTCAAGACCCACCTCTACCGGGCCCTCGCAGTCATCCGCAAGGCCCACCCCCTGAACACGAAGGAAGCAAAATGA
- a CDS encoding anti-sigma factor, translating to MTHLTEPELYTLLDPEAGAPANSHLAACSHCRAELDSLRATFTLLRETTTHYAASNAPRAMPSAVATRHQPLFNLRPALAGWASAAVLLAAGAVGLANLHHPAAPVAVNTPVAMAVAEPNTSDEALLQSVSDAIDQPVPTSLSILAEPSTQSQPTSSVQKVQPERTN from the coding sequence ATGACCCACCTCACCGAACCCGAGCTCTACACCCTACTCGACCCCGAAGCAGGAGCCCCGGCCAACAGCCATCTGGCCGCCTGCAGTCACTGCCGCGCTGAACTCGATAGTCTCCGCGCCACCTTCACCCTCCTCCGTGAGACCACCACGCACTACGCCGCCAGCAACGCCCCACGCGCGATGCCGTCGGCGGTCGCCACCCGGCACCAGCCGCTCTTCAACCTCCGCCCCGCCCTCGCCGGCTGGGCCTCGGCCGCAGTCCTCCTCGCCGCAGGTGCCGTCGGTCTGGCCAACCTCCACCACCCCGCCGCACCCGTTGCCGTAAACACCCCTGTAGCCATGGCCGTGGCAGAGCCCAACACCTCCGACGAAGCCCTGCTCCAATCCGTCTCTGACGCGATCGACCAGCCCGTCCCCACCTCTCTCAGCATCCTGGCCGAGCCCTCAACCCAGAGCCAGCCCACCTCTTCAGTTCAAAAAGTTCAACCCGAAAGGACCAACTAG
- a CDS encoding periplasmic heavy metal sensor, whose translation MRLPLYLAAATLLPFACAAAQTSTQPSGPMPDQIINQHALDQFKTELRDMKIPQIDTTKLVDQKALAQLQSQLRDVKIPQIDGSKLINQAALQALVERTTANLRSNPAILALQMEGPLDGPMFGGQMGGPGGQDMGHGGPEGFGGRHDGHEGRIVPPGMWWKNPELAQKLNITADQQKHMDSIILESRIQLVQMKASLEEQELRLEPLLNANPPDTTKAMAQIDHIADTRANLEKANAKMLLSIRGVLTAQQWTQLQAEQHHRMQFNHDRPERPERPERPERPEGRPQQPPTPPTGA comes from the coding sequence ATGCGCCTTCCCCTCTATCTTGCCGCCGCCACCCTGCTCCCGTTCGCCTGCGCAGCCGCTCAGACCTCTACCCAGCCCTCCGGCCCCATGCCCGACCAGATCATCAACCAGCATGCCCTCGATCAGTTCAAAACCGAGCTCCGCGATATGAAGATCCCCCAGATCGACACCACCAAGCTCGTCGACCAGAAGGCCCTCGCCCAGCTTCAGTCTCAGCTTCGCGACGTGAAGATCCCGCAGATCGATGGCAGCAAGCTCATCAATCAGGCGGCTCTTCAGGCACTCGTTGAGAGGACAACTGCAAACCTCCGCTCCAACCCCGCTATCCTGGCCCTCCAGATGGAAGGTCCGCTCGATGGCCCCATGTTCGGAGGCCAGATGGGCGGCCCCGGCGGCCAGGACATGGGCCACGGCGGCCCCGAAGGCTTCGGCGGACGCCACGACGGCCATGAAGGCCGCATCGTACCCCCCGGCATGTGGTGGAAAAACCCCGAGCTCGCCCAGAAGCTCAACATCACCGCCGATCAGCAGAAGCACATGGACTCGATCATCCTCGAAAGCCGCATCCAGCTCGTCCAGATGAAGGCCAGCCTTGAAGAGCAGGAGCTTCGCCTTGAGCCGCTCCTCAACGCCAACCCGCCCGACACCACCAAGGCCATGGCCCAGATCGACCACATCGCAGACACCCGCGCCAACCTCGAGAAGGCCAACGCCAAGATGCTCCTCAGCATCCGCGGCGTCCTCACCGCCCAGCAATGGACGCAGCTCCAGGCCGAGCAGCATCACCGCATGCAGTTCAATCACGATCGCCCAGAGCGGCCCGAACGCCCGGAACGGCCCGAGCGCCCGGAGGGCCGCCCCCAGCAGCCCCCCACCCCACCCACCGGAGCCTAG
- the recA gene encoding recombinase RecA has protein sequence MADERGKAIEAAMSQLEKQFGKGSIMRLGSKEAIVPIAVISTGSISFDAALGVGGVPRGRVVEIFGPESSGKTTITLQIIAEAQKAGGLAAFVDAEHALDPGYAKKLGVDIDNLLVSQPDYGEQALEIVEALVKSGAIDVLVVDSVAALVPKAELDGEMGDSHMGLQARLMSQALRKLTGTVSKSRTCLIFINQIRDKIGVMFGNPETTTGGKALKFYSSMRIDIRRIGAVKEGDVVVGSRTKVKIVKNKVAAPFRDAEFDILYGEGISREGDTLDLAVLHNIVDKSGAWYSFQGERIGQGRENVRNFLKTNRDVFGRIDGELRKKLGIGASSVPIPIPEMDEDGVEQAVAVVKGKK, from the coding sequence TTGGCAGACGAGCGTGGGAAGGCGATAGAAGCTGCGATGTCGCAGCTGGAGAAGCAGTTTGGCAAGGGCTCGATCATGCGGCTGGGATCGAAGGAAGCGATCGTGCCGATTGCGGTGATCTCGACGGGATCGATTTCGTTTGACGCGGCGCTGGGCGTGGGCGGCGTGCCGCGTGGACGCGTGGTGGAGATCTTTGGGCCTGAGAGCTCGGGCAAGACGACGATTACGCTGCAGATCATTGCGGAGGCCCAGAAAGCGGGCGGGCTGGCGGCTTTTGTGGACGCGGAACACGCGCTGGACCCGGGGTATGCCAAAAAGCTGGGCGTGGATATCGATAACCTGCTGGTGAGCCAGCCGGATTATGGCGAGCAGGCGCTGGAGATTGTTGAGGCGCTGGTGAAGTCGGGCGCGATCGATGTGCTGGTCGTCGACTCGGTGGCTGCTCTGGTGCCGAAGGCGGAGCTCGACGGTGAGATGGGCGACTCGCACATGGGACTACAGGCACGGCTGATGAGCCAGGCGCTGCGGAAGCTGACCGGGACGGTTTCAAAGTCGCGTACGTGCCTGATCTTCATCAACCAGATTCGCGACAAGATCGGTGTGATGTTTGGCAATCCGGAGACGACGACGGGCGGTAAGGCGCTGAAGTTCTACTCGTCCATGCGTATCGATATCCGGCGCATTGGCGCGGTGAAGGAAGGCGATGTTGTTGTGGGGTCGCGGACGAAGGTGAAGATCGTCAAGAACAAGGTGGCTGCGCCGTTCCGGGATGCGGAGTTCGACATTCTGTATGGTGAGGGCATCTCGCGTGAGGGCGATACGCTGGATCTGGCGGTGCTGCACAACATCGTGGATAAGAGCGGCGCGTGGTATAGCTTCCAGGGTGAGCGGATTGGGCAGGGCCGTGAGAACGTGCGGAACTTCCTGAAGACGAACCGGGATGTATTCGGGCGGATCGACGGGGAGCTAAGAAAGAAGCTGGGGATTGGAGCTTCGAGTGTGCCGATTCCGATTCCGGAGATGGATGAGGATGGTGTGGAGCAGGCTGTTGCGGTGGTGAAGGGCAAGAAGTAA
- a CDS encoding FAD-dependent thymidylate synthase, with the protein MSATKNETDVYAIHGADPEVLAYAMAKYSRSGLTMKESLAEISAQRAEQFLNTFYFQYGHRSIADLAHIPMAIERLSLLAAIALVDEQRWDGQERSTRYQDFRKSGWYTPAVGDQTASYTAAIEALFGAYERIGAGMLEALQGAIARPAEMKEEAYVRTLKARAFDVARYLLPLATNTSLGQIVNARTLETQVSRLLTSEFGEIRGLGERLRAAASEAAWNPNEGAREVKVAPTLVKYAVPNAYQAETAGLLRAAVAELMGGAAIAKAPVVDLVEEGKSLEVELATSLLYPHCHYSYRQVRDRVAGLSGSGVMEVIEMGTRLRGRHDELLRAYSSGGGLRFDILMDVGGFRDMHRHRRCVQLLQGFTDVHGYEDPGCPGQPTLEEAGLAGVYKGAMDAAFGAYEDLKVSGCEEAGESAQYLLPLGTRCRAMFKMDFAEALYISELRSGVAGHFSYRRVAWEMYLAVKKAHPGLAGLFRIEDVWEPVDLLRR; encoded by the coding sequence ATGAGTGCGACGAAGAATGAGACAGATGTTTATGCGATACACGGGGCTGACCCTGAGGTTCTGGCGTATGCCATGGCGAAGTACTCGCGGTCCGGGCTGACGATGAAGGAGTCGCTGGCGGAGATCAGCGCGCAGCGGGCGGAACAGTTTCTGAACACGTTTTATTTTCAGTACGGGCATCGGTCGATTGCAGACCTGGCGCATATTCCGATGGCGATCGAACGGTTGAGTCTGCTGGCAGCGATTGCGCTGGTGGACGAGCAGCGGTGGGATGGGCAGGAACGATCGACTCGGTATCAGGACTTCAGGAAGAGCGGTTGGTATACGCCTGCGGTGGGGGACCAGACGGCAAGCTATACGGCTGCGATTGAGGCTTTGTTTGGGGCGTATGAGCGGATTGGAGCGGGGATGCTCGAAGCGCTGCAAGGGGCGATTGCGCGGCCGGCGGAGATGAAGGAAGAGGCCTATGTGCGTACGCTGAAGGCCAGGGCGTTCGATGTGGCGCGGTATTTGTTGCCGTTGGCTACGAATACCTCTTTAGGGCAGATTGTGAATGCGCGGACGCTGGAGACGCAGGTTTCTCGGCTGCTGACGAGTGAGTTTGGAGAGATACGGGGGCTGGGCGAGAGGCTGAGGGCGGCGGCAAGCGAGGCGGCCTGGAATCCGAACGAGGGGGCTCGTGAGGTCAAGGTTGCGCCTACGCTGGTGAAGTATGCGGTGCCGAATGCATACCAGGCGGAGACCGCGGGGCTGCTGCGGGCGGCGGTGGCGGAGTTAATGGGTGGGGCTGCGATTGCCAAGGCGCCGGTGGTGGATCTGGTGGAGGAAGGCAAGAGTCTGGAGGTGGAGCTGGCGACCTCGCTGCTTTATCCGCATTGCCACTATAGCTATCGGCAGGTGAGGGATCGGGTGGCGGGGCTGAGCGGTTCCGGGGTGATGGAGGTGATCGAGATGGGGACGCGGCTCAGGGGGCGGCATGATGAGCTGCTGCGGGCTTATAGCTCGGGGGGCGGGCTGCGGTTCGATATCTTGATGGATGTGGGTGGGTTCAGGGATATGCATCGGCACCGGCGTTGTGTGCAGCTTTTGCAGGGGTTCACGGACGTGCATGGATATGAAGATCCTGGGTGCCCGGGGCAGCCGACGCTTGAGGAAGCCGGGCTGGCGGGAGTCTATAAGGGGGCGATGGATGCGGCGTTTGGGGCTTATGAGGATCTGAAGGTGAGCGGGTGCGAGGAGGCTGGGGAGTCGGCTCAGTATCTGCTGCCGCTGGGGACTCGGTGCAGGGCTATGTTCAAGATGGACTTTGCGGAGGCGCTGTATATCTCGGAGTTGAGGAGTGGGGTGGCGGGGCATTTCAGCTATCGGCGAGTGGCTTGGGAGATGTACCTTGCGGTGAAGAAGGCGCATCCGGGGCTTGCGGGCTTGTTTCGGATTGAGGATGTGTGGGAGCCGGTGGATCTTTTGCGGCGGTAG
- a CDS encoding YqjF family protein → MEDSPENSLDHMAHRPYPLPTRPWRMKQRWNDLLFAHYPIPPSQMAPLIPTGLELDTFDGQAWLGVVPFWMDQVENRTIGDSTLSIPTTRIFSELNLRTYVRSPRTGLCGIYFFSLDCSSPLAVIGARTLFHLPYYFADINRTPSITIPDQTHYVSRRQLTSSNPRFEATFRPTGPVTLSTPGSLAAFLTERYCLFTTFRNCVLRGDIHHLPWPLQSAEADIRTDELPQAHNLTLPHDTPPILHFSSSLDVYIWSLQPDL, encoded by the coding sequence GTGGAAGACTCGCCCGAAAACTCGCTCGACCACATGGCACACCGCCCGTATCCCCTGCCCACCCGCCCCTGGCGCATGAAGCAGCGCTGGAACGATCTCCTCTTCGCCCACTACCCCATCCCGCCGTCCCAGATGGCCCCCCTCATCCCCACCGGCCTCGAACTTGACACCTTCGACGGTCAAGCCTGGCTCGGAGTAGTCCCCTTCTGGATGGACCAGGTAGAAAACCGCACCATCGGCGACAGCACCCTCTCCATCCCCACCACCCGCATCTTCTCAGAGCTCAATCTCCGCACCTACGTCCGCTCTCCCCGCACCGGCCTCTGCGGCATCTACTTCTTCTCACTCGATTGCTCCAGCCCCCTCGCCGTCATCGGCGCCCGTACCCTCTTCCACCTCCCTTACTATTTCGCCGATATCAACCGCACCCCCAGCATCACCATCCCCGATCAAACCCACTACGTCAGCCGCCGCCAACTCACCTCCAGCAACCCCCGCTTTGAAGCCACCTTCAGACCCACCGGCCCCGTCACCCTCAGCACCCCCGGCTCCTTGGCTGCCTTTCTCACCGAGCGGTACTGCCTCTTCACCACCTTCCGCAACTGCGTCCTACGCGGCGACATCCACCACCTCCCCTGGCCCCTCCAATCCGCCGAAGCCGACATCCGCACCGATGAACTCCCCCAAGCCCATAACCTGACGCTCCCCCACGACACCCCACCTATCCTCCACTTCTCCAGCTCCCTCGACGTCTACATCTGGTCCCTCCAACCCGATCTATAA
- a CDS encoding DUF4142 domain-containing protein yields MKLTIASLALATILPLAAHAADTSHQDKKFVEDSGAGSLAEVQMGKLALQNSQNPEVRHFAQKMIDDHSMLIQTMKPFADKMGVPPPSKLDRAEKDEYDRLSGKKGQSFDKDYITTMVDDHHKDLADFTKERDTTANPDLKATVAKGREVILQHTVMIDGIAQKMNIPVPAKPGM; encoded by the coding sequence ATGAAACTCACCATCGCATCCCTCGCCCTGGCCACAATCCTCCCCCTCGCCGCCCACGCCGCCGATACATCCCACCAGGACAAAAAGTTCGTAGAAGACTCCGGCGCAGGTTCCCTCGCCGAGGTCCAGATGGGCAAACTCGCCCTCCAGAACTCCCAGAACCCAGAGGTCCGCCACTTCGCCCAGAAGATGATTGACGACCACTCCATGCTCATCCAGACCATGAAGCCCTTCGCAGACAAGATGGGCGTCCCCCCGCCGTCCAAGCTCGACCGCGCCGAAAAGGACGAGTACGACCGCCTCTCCGGCAAGAAGGGCCAATCCTTCGATAAGGACTACATCACGACCATGGTCGACGACCACCACAAGGATCTCGCAGACTTCACCAAAGAACGCGACACCACCGCCAACCCCGACCTCAAGGCCACCGTCGCCAAGGGCCGCGAGGTCATCCTCCAGCACACCGTCATGATCGACGGCATCGCCCAGAAGATGAACATACCCGTCCCAGCCAAACCCGGCATGTAA
- the fabG gene encoding 3-oxoacyl-[acyl-carrier-protein] reductase translates to MSDLSPRIALVTGASQGIGRACALALAAQGAHVALAARTLSKLEEVAAEITALGGTAHAFALDVSDETSIKSCAKAVQEHFGRVEILVNNAGITRDMLTLRMKRSDWDEVLGTNLTGAFLLTQACMQSMLKQRWGRVINITSVVGEVGAAGQANYAASKAGLIGLTKSLARELASRTITVNAVAPGYIETAMTAVLTDAQRAAMTQHIPLARAGTDADIAHAVAFLASEGASYITGHTLDVNGGMYMG, encoded by the coding sequence TTGTCTGACCTCTCCCCCCGCATCGCCCTCGTCACCGGAGCCTCGCAAGGCATAGGCCGAGCCTGCGCCCTCGCACTCGCCGCCCAGGGCGCACACGTCGCCCTCGCCGCCCGAACCCTCTCAAAGCTTGAAGAAGTGGCAGCCGAAATCACCGCACTCGGCGGCACCGCGCACGCCTTCGCCCTGGACGTCTCCGACGAGACCTCCATCAAGTCCTGCGCCAAAGCCGTCCAGGAGCACTTCGGCCGCGTAGAAATCCTCGTCAATAACGCCGGAATCACCCGCGACATGCTCACCCTCCGCATGAAGCGCTCAGACTGGGACGAAGTCCTCGGAACCAACCTTACCGGAGCCTTCCTCCTCACCCAGGCCTGCATGCAGTCCATGCTGAAGCAGCGCTGGGGCCGCGTCATCAACATCACCTCGGTCGTCGGAGAGGTCGGAGCCGCAGGCCAGGCCAACTACGCCGCCTCCAAAGCCGGCCTCATCGGCCTCACAAAATCTTTGGCCAGAGAGTTAGCCAGCCGCACGATCACCGTGAACGCAGTAGCCCCCGGTTACATCGAAACCGCCATGACCGCCGTCCTCACCGACGCTCAGCGCGCCGCCATGACCCAGCACATTCCCCTCGCACGCGCGGGCACGGACGCAGACATCGCTCACGCCGTAGCCTTCCTTGCCTCCGAAGGAGCCTCCTACATTACCGGCCACACCCTCGACGTCAACGGTGGCATGTACATGGGCTAG